A genomic window from Thermodesulfobacteriota bacterium includes:
- the rpsL gene encoding 30S ribosomal protein S12, producing MPTINQLVRKGREAIANKSNSPALERCPQKRGVCLRVYTTTPKKPNSALRKVARVRLTNGVEVTVYIPGEGHNLQEHSVVMIRGGRVKDLPGVRYHIIRGKLDSVGVQDRRKSRSKYGTKRPK from the coding sequence ATGCCCACGATCAATCAGCTGGTACGGAAGGGGCGCGAGGCGATCGCCAACAAGAGCAATTCCCCCGCGCTCGAGCGCTGCCCGCAGAAGCGGGGAGTGTGCCTCCGCGTGTACACGACGACCCCCAAGAAGCCGAACTCGGCGCTCCGGAAGGTCGCGAGAGTGCGGCTCACCAACGGGGTCGAGGTCACGGTGTACATCCCGGGGGAAGGGCATAACCTGCAGGAGCACTCGGTGGTCATGATCCGGGGGGGGCGCGTGAAGGACCTCCCCGGCGTTCGCTATCACATCATCCGTGGGAAGCTGGATTCCGTTGGTGTCCAGGACAGACGGAAGTCGCGGTCGAAGTACGGTACCAAGCGACCCAAATAG
- the rpsG gene encoding 30S ribosomal protein S7: MPRRGYVSKRAVLPDPVFGDVLVAKMIHAVMLQGKARVAERLVYGSMDILKEKTKEDPVAVLKKAIENAKPMVEVKSRRVGGATYQVPVEIRPERRLSLSIRWLVGYARERGEKTMMQKLSAELLDAYNNRGVTIKKKEDTHKMAEANKAFAHYRW, translated from the coding sequence ATGCCCAGGAGAGGTTATGTTTCCAAGCGGGCCGTTCTGCCCGATCCCGTGTTCGGGGACGTGCTCGTGGCCAAGATGATCCACGCGGTGATGCTGCAGGGGAAGGCGCGCGTCGCCGAGAGGCTCGTCTACGGATCGATGGACATCCTGAAGGAAAAGACCAAGGAGGACCCGGTCGCGGTCCTCAAGAAGGCCATCGAGAACGCCAAGCCGATGGTCGAGGTCAAATCCCGCCGGGTCGGCGGCGCCACGTACCAGGTCCCGGTGGAGATCCGCCCGGAGCGGCGCCTGTCCCTCTCCATCCGCTGGCTGGTCGGCTATGCCCGGGAGCGCGGCGAGAAGACCATGATGCAGAAGCTCTCCGCGGAGCTGCTCGACGCCTACAACAACCGCGGCGTCACGATCAAGAAGAAGGAAGACACCCACAAGATGGCCGAGGCGAACAAGGCGTTCGCCCATTATCGCTGGTAA